Proteins from a single region of Enoplosus armatus isolate fEnoArm2 chromosome 6, fEnoArm2.hap1, whole genome shotgun sequence:
- the cbfb gene encoding core-binding factor subunit beta isoform X6: protein MPRVVPDQRSKFENEEFFRKLSRECEIKYTGFRDRPHEERQARFQNACRDGRSEIVHLKAPMILNGVCVIWRGWIDLQRLDGMGCLEYDDERAQQEDALAQAAFEEARRRTRDFEDRDRSHREDLESRRQQDPSPGSNMANADVEHKMR from the exons ATGCCGCGGGTAGTCCCGGACCAGAGGAGCAAGTTTGAGAATGAGGAGTTTTTCCGCAAGTTGAGCAGGGAGTGTGAG aTTAAATACACTGGCTTCAGGGATCGGCCCCATGAGGAGAGACAAGCTCGCTTCCAGAACGCCTGCAGGGACGGACGGTCAGAAATA GTCCATTTAAAGGCTCCCATGATCTTGAACGGGGTGTGTGTGATCTGGAGAGGCTGGATCGACCTACAGAGGCTGGATGGGATGGGGTGCCTGGAGTATGATGACGAGAGGGCGCAG caaGAGGACGCGTTGGCCCAGGCAGCCTTTGAAGAGGCACGACGCAGAACCAGAGACTTTGAAGACAGAGACCGATCACACAGAGAGGATCTAGAG tcCAGACGACAGCAGGACCCCAGCCCTGGCTCAAACATGGCCAACGCTGACGTAGAACACAAGATGCGCTGA
- the cbfb gene encoding core-binding factor subunit beta isoform X5 has translation MPRVVPDQRSKFENEEFFRKLSRECEIKYTGFRDRPHEERQARFQNACRDGRSEIAFVATGTNLSLQFFPANLHGDQRQVPTREYVDFERETGKQEDALAQAAFEEARRRTRDFEDRDRSHREDLESRRQQDPSPGSNMANADVEHKMR, from the exons ATGCCGCGGGTAGTCCCGGACCAGAGGAGCAAGTTTGAGAATGAGGAGTTTTTCCGCAAGTTGAGCAGGGAGTGTGAG aTTAAATACACTGGCTTCAGGGATCGGCCCCATGAGGAGAGACAAGCTCGCTTCCAGAACGCCTGCAGGGACGGACGGTCAGAAATA gcCTTTGTGGCTACTGGTACCAACCTCTCTCTCCAGTTCTTTCCAGCCAACCTGCACGGAGACCAGAGGCAGGTTCCCACGAGGGAGTATGTCGACTTTGAGCGGGAGACAGGAAAG caaGAGGACGCGTTGGCCCAGGCAGCCTTTGAAGAGGCACGACGCAGAACCAGAGACTTTGAAGACAGAGACCGATCACACAGAGAGGATCTAGAG tcCAGACGACAGCAGGACCCCAGCCCTGGCTCAAACATGGCCAACGCTGACGTAGAACACAAGATGCGCTGA
- the cbfb gene encoding core-binding factor subunit beta isoform X1 gives MPRVVPDQRSKFENEEFFRKLSRECEIKYTGFRDRPHEERQARFQNACRDGRSEIAFVATGTNLSLQFFPANLHGDQRQVPTREYVDFERETGKVHLKAPMILNGVCVIWRGWIDLQRLDGMGCLEYDDERAQQEDALAQAAFEEARRRTRDFEDRDRSHREDLESRRQQDPSPGSNMANADVEHKMR, from the exons ATGCCGCGGGTAGTCCCGGACCAGAGGAGCAAGTTTGAGAATGAGGAGTTTTTCCGCAAGTTGAGCAGGGAGTGTGAG aTTAAATACACTGGCTTCAGGGATCGGCCCCATGAGGAGAGACAAGCTCGCTTCCAGAACGCCTGCAGGGACGGACGGTCAGAAATA gcCTTTGTGGCTACTGGTACCAACCTCTCTCTCCAGTTCTTTCCAGCCAACCTGCACGGAGACCAGAGGCAGGTTCCCACGAGGGAGTATGTCGACTTTGAGCGGGAGACAGGAAAG GTCCATTTAAAGGCTCCCATGATCTTGAACGGGGTGTGTGTGATCTGGAGAGGCTGGATCGACCTACAGAGGCTGGATGGGATGGGGTGCCTGGAGTATGATGACGAGAGGGCGCAG caaGAGGACGCGTTGGCCCAGGCAGCCTTTGAAGAGGCACGACGCAGAACCAGAGACTTTGAAGACAGAGACCGATCACACAGAGAGGATCTAGAG tcCAGACGACAGCAGGACCCCAGCCCTGGCTCAAACATGGCCAACGCTGACGTAGAACACAAGATGCGCTGA
- the cbfb gene encoding core-binding factor subunit beta isoform X2, with product MPRVVPDQRSKFENEEFFRKLSRECEIKYTGFRDRPHEERQARFQNACRDGRSEIAFVATGTNLSLQFFPANLHGDQRQVPTREYVDFERETGKVHLKAPMILNGVCVIWRGWIDLQRLDGMGCLEYDDERAQQEDALAQAAFEEARRRTRDFEDRDRSHREDLENVYMSQMSHTLTLHPSRRQQDPSPGSNMANADVEHKMR from the exons ATGCCGCGGGTAGTCCCGGACCAGAGGAGCAAGTTTGAGAATGAGGAGTTTTTCCGCAAGTTGAGCAGGGAGTGTGAG aTTAAATACACTGGCTTCAGGGATCGGCCCCATGAGGAGAGACAAGCTCGCTTCCAGAACGCCTGCAGGGACGGACGGTCAGAAATA gcCTTTGTGGCTACTGGTACCAACCTCTCTCTCCAGTTCTTTCCAGCCAACCTGCACGGAGACCAGAGGCAGGTTCCCACGAGGGAGTATGTCGACTTTGAGCGGGAGACAGGAAAG GTCCATTTAAAGGCTCCCATGATCTTGAACGGGGTGTGTGTGATCTGGAGAGGCTGGATCGACCTACAGAGGCTGGATGGGATGGGGTGCCTGGAGTATGATGACGAGAGGGCGCAG caaGAGGACGCGTTGGCCCAGGCAGCCTTTGAAGAGGCACGACGCAGAACCAGAGACTTTGAAGACAGAGACCGATCACACAGAGAGGATCTAGAG AATGTCTATATGAGCCAAAT gtcacacacactcacactacaCCCa tcCAGACGACAGCAGGACCCCAGCCCTGGCTCAAACATGGCCAACGCTGACGTAGAACACAAGATGCGCTGA
- the cbfb gene encoding core-binding factor subunit beta isoform X3 encodes MPRVVPDQRSKFENEEFFRKLSRECEIKYTGFRDRPHEERQARFQNACRDGRSEIAFVATGTNLSLQFFPANLHGDQRQVPTREYVDFERETGKVHLKAPMILNGVCVIWRGWIDLQRLDGMGCLEYDDERAQQEDALAQAAFEEARRRTRDFEDRDRSHREDLETTAGPQPWLKHGQR; translated from the exons ATGCCGCGGGTAGTCCCGGACCAGAGGAGCAAGTTTGAGAATGAGGAGTTTTTCCGCAAGTTGAGCAGGGAGTGTGAG aTTAAATACACTGGCTTCAGGGATCGGCCCCATGAGGAGAGACAAGCTCGCTTCCAGAACGCCTGCAGGGACGGACGGTCAGAAATA gcCTTTGTGGCTACTGGTACCAACCTCTCTCTCCAGTTCTTTCCAGCCAACCTGCACGGAGACCAGAGGCAGGTTCCCACGAGGGAGTATGTCGACTTTGAGCGGGAGACAGGAAAG GTCCATTTAAAGGCTCCCATGATCTTGAACGGGGTGTGTGTGATCTGGAGAGGCTGGATCGACCTACAGAGGCTGGATGGGATGGGGTGCCTGGAGTATGATGACGAGAGGGCGCAG caaGAGGACGCGTTGGCCCAGGCAGCCTTTGAAGAGGCACGACGCAGAACCAGAGACTTTGAAGACAGAGACCGATCACACAGAGAGGATCTAGAG ACGACAGCAGGACCCCAGCCCTGGCTCAAACATGGCCAACGCTGA
- the cbfb gene encoding core-binding factor subunit beta isoform X4 — protein sequence MPRVVPDQRSKFENEEFFRKLSRECEIKYTGFRDRPHEERQARFQNACRDGRSEIAFVATGTNLSLQFFPANLHGDQRQVPTREYVDFERETGKVHLKAPMILNGVCVIWRGWIDLQRLDGMGCLEYDDERAQQEDALAQAAFEEARRRTRDFEDRDRSHREDLEDPVVSKIWD from the exons ATGCCGCGGGTAGTCCCGGACCAGAGGAGCAAGTTTGAGAATGAGGAGTTTTTCCGCAAGTTGAGCAGGGAGTGTGAG aTTAAATACACTGGCTTCAGGGATCGGCCCCATGAGGAGAGACAAGCTCGCTTCCAGAACGCCTGCAGGGACGGACGGTCAGAAATA gcCTTTGTGGCTACTGGTACCAACCTCTCTCTCCAGTTCTTTCCAGCCAACCTGCACGGAGACCAGAGGCAGGTTCCCACGAGGGAGTATGTCGACTTTGAGCGGGAGACAGGAAAG GTCCATTTAAAGGCTCCCATGATCTTGAACGGGGTGTGTGTGATCTGGAGAGGCTGGATCGACCTACAGAGGCTGGATGGGATGGGGTGCCTGGAGTATGATGACGAGAGGGCGCAG caaGAGGACGCGTTGGCCCAGGCAGCCTTTGAAGAGGCACGACGCAGAACCAGAGACTTTGAAGACAGAGACCGATCACACAGAGAGGATCTAGAG gaCCCTGTGGTTTCTAAAATCTGGGActga